Proteins from a genomic interval of Kitasatospora kifunensis:
- a CDS encoding DLW-39 family protein, producing the protein MKKLLLVALVALGGFFVYRQVQADRAEQDLWTEATDPIPAGR; encoded by the coding sequence GTGAAGAAGCTCCTCCTGGTCGCCCTGGTCGCCCTCGGCGGCTTCTTTGTCTACCGTCAGGTTCAGGCCGACCGTGCCGAGCAGGACCTGTGGACCGAGGCCACCGACCCGATCCCGGCCGGCCGCTGA
- a CDS encoding DUF5324 family protein: MTRLDTARETAGKTMDSLAPYAATAKDTAAHYADEARQRLGPALDALGPRVEAAAGQAKIGTRQAAHSAKVGYARHVAPHVGQAFTALPPRAQENTLRAVHRAQEAALAAKHSADRAGDYARSTTLPRLTGALDEARAAAAPTLHEAQSRGTAALIALQGNVSPKEISKLAARNARRSRCNALATSLAVAGAVAVGSGVLIWAWWHKRSEPEWLIEPPEVQSPPNAVHPGSGGATATAPLNGSGPNAAADEDQQLPGSPSGTPHPGDGHPKPHDPRKPH, translated from the coding sequence GTGACCCGCTTGGACACCGCACGTGAGACGGCAGGCAAGACCATGGATTCGCTGGCGCCCTACGCCGCCACCGCCAAGGACACCGCCGCACACTACGCGGACGAGGCCCGCCAGCGGCTCGGTCCAGCCCTCGACGCGCTCGGACCGCGAGTCGAGGCGGCCGCCGGCCAGGCCAAGATCGGCACCCGGCAGGCAGCCCACTCCGCCAAGGTCGGGTATGCCCGGCATGTCGCCCCGCACGTCGGGCAGGCCTTCACCGCCCTGCCACCGCGCGCCCAGGAGAACACCCTGCGGGCCGTGCACCGGGCCCAGGAGGCCGCACTGGCCGCCAAGCACTCCGCCGACCGGGCCGGCGACTACGCCCGCAGCACCACCCTCCCGCGGCTCACCGGTGCCCTGGACGAGGCCCGGGCAGCCGCCGCCCCCACGCTGCACGAGGCGCAGAGCCGCGGCACCGCCGCGCTGATCGCGCTGCAGGGCAACGTGAGCCCAAAGGAGATCAGCAAGCTGGCCGCCAGGAACGCCCGCAGGAGCCGGTGCAACGCCCTGGCCACCTCGCTGGCGGTGGCCGGCGCGGTGGCGGTCGGCAGTGGCGTGCTGATCTGGGCCTGGTGGCACAAGCGCAGCGAGCCGGAGTGGCTGATCGAGCCCCCCGAGGTGCAGAGCCCGCCGAACGCCGTGCATCCGGGCAGCGGCGGCGCCACGGCCACCGCCCCGCTCAACGGCTCGGGCCCCAACGCTGCCGCTGATGAGGACCAGCAGTTGCCCGGCTCCCCCAGCGGCACCCCGCACCCGGGCGACGGCCACCCCAAGCCGCACGACCCGCGAAAGCCGCACTGA
- a CDS encoding protein phosphatase 2C domain-containing protein, whose amino-acid sequence MRVGYLSVAAPGGQVNEDFVLAGEDFVVVLDGATVSAPETGCRHDVAWVTRRLGVRLGQLLVEEPRWTLTEVLRAAIERLRALHADSCDLDHPDSPSATVALVRRRDERLEHLVLADSPVLVELMDGRLEVVLDDRVEHLPAYDLATVARLRNAPGGFWVASTRPEAADQALTGFHPLGEVVRFAVLTDGISRLVERYGWSWWQLLEVLDQQGPEGAVRAVRAAELADGSRRRGKRHDDATVAFGRPGPVG is encoded by the coding sequence ATGCGGGTCGGATATCTGTCGGTGGCGGCGCCGGGCGGGCAGGTCAACGAGGACTTCGTGCTGGCCGGCGAGGACTTCGTGGTGGTGCTGGACGGTGCCACCGTGAGCGCCCCCGAGACCGGCTGCCGACACGACGTGGCCTGGGTGACCCGGCGGCTCGGGGTGCGGTTGGGGCAGCTGCTGGTGGAGGAGCCGCGCTGGACGCTGACCGAGGTGCTGCGGGCGGCGATCGAACGGCTCCGGGCGCTGCACGCGGACAGCTGTGATCTCGACCACCCCGACAGCCCCTCGGCCACCGTGGCGCTGGTGCGCCGGCGCGACGAGCGGCTGGAGCACCTGGTGCTCGCCGACTCGCCCGTCCTGGTGGAGCTGATGGACGGTCGGCTGGAGGTGGTGCTCGACGACCGGGTCGAGCACCTGCCCGCCTACGACCTGGCCACGGTCGCCCGGCTGCGCAACGCCCCCGGCGGCTTCTGGGTGGCGAGCACCCGTCCCGAGGCCGCCGACCAGGCACTGACCGGCTTCCACCCGCTGGGCGAGGTGGTCCGCTTCGCGGTGCTCACCGACGGGATCTCGCGCCTGGTCGAGCGGTACGGCTGGAGCTGGTGGCAGCTGCTCGAGGTGCTGGACCAGCAGGGCCCGGAAGGGGCCGTGCGGGCCGTGCGGGCGGCCGAGCTGGCCGACGGGTCCCGGCGGCGCGGCAAGCGCCACGACGATGCCACGGTGGCCTTCGGGCGCCCGGGGCCGGTCGGCTGA